A DNA window from Fragaria vesca subsp. vesca linkage group LG3, FraVesHawaii_1.0, whole genome shotgun sequence contains the following coding sequences:
- the LOC101295691 gene encoding urease accessory protein UreD-like, translating into MEKQGRLVVEKVGGRSTVTRSFSKYPLKFIIPRKVGSSKADAVWVYTLTYGGGIVTGDSISCEFTIGDGCTTVITTQASTKVYKSLGAKCSEQVMEARVGSNALLAVIPDPVTCFSTARYSQKQIFRVASDSSLVLVDWITSGRHESGEKWDFDLYKSANHIFIGDEPLFLDMVHLENGSISSIAERMQDYQVNAMVVLLGPKIKHIKDLVQENVKRMMAEQLHNHSTASGRQQKINSDYRLTKPSFIASSSIFGPKGIGVVVRIAATTTESVYKFLQHQLAGMEPLLGVSPYH; encoded by the exons ATGGAAAAACAGGGAAGGTTGGTGGTTGAAAAAGTGGGAGGAAGGTCAACTGTGACAAGGAGCTTCTCAAAGTACCCTCTCAAATTCATTATACCCAGAAAG GTGGGTTCTTCTAAAGCTGATGCTGTTTGGGTTTACACCCTCACCTATGGTGGTGGCATTGTCACT GGGGATTCTATTTCTTGTGAATTCACCATTGGAGATGGTTGCACCACTGTCATAACAACCCAAGCTTCCACCAAG GTATACAAGTCTCTGGGAGCCAAGTGCTCTGAACAAGTCATGGAG GCAAGAGTTGGGAGCAATGCTCTTTTGGCTGTAATTCCAGATCCTGTGACATGTTTTTCCACAGCAAGATACTCCCAGAAACAAATCTTTAGGGTTGCCTCTGACTCAAGTTTGGTCCTTGTTGATTGGATTACCAGTGGGCGTCATGAAAGTGGAGAAAAATGGGATTTTGATCTTTATAAGAGTGCAAACCACATCTTTATAGGAGATGAGCCTTTGTTTCTCGACATG GTGCACCTGGAGAATGGAAGTATTTCTTCAATTGCAGAACGCATGCAGGATTATCAAGTCAATGCTATGGTTGTCCTGTTGGG GCCAAAGATCAAGCACATTAAAGACTTAGTTCAAGAGAATGTGAAAAGGATGATGGCTGAGCAATTACACAATCATTCCACTGCTTCAGGTCGCCAACAGAAAATAAATTCTGATTATCGCCTCACCAAACCAAGCTTTATTGCTTCTTCAAGTATTTTTGGCCCTAAG GGAATAGGGGTTGTTGTTCGTATAGCTGCCACAACAACCGAATCAGTTTACAAGTTCCTGCAGCATCAATTGGCCGGCATGGAGCCACTGCTTGGTGTATCACCATATCACTAA
- the LOC101295401 gene encoding 50S ribosomal protein L7/L12-like, whose product MSLILRLRNHLPNGLCRRPFISALGTLNPGGLNGFYQSFSQPARKEEEEEEVEYDQRRLPADYDPATFDPTEHCSPPTERVFRLVDEISSLTLAEVAELGLIIMKKKGMKMPPTVGVMKPGAAAIGLAMKGPAAAKEEKKVEKTVFELKLESFEAASKIKLIKEVRSFTDLGLKEAKDLVEKAPSVLKAGVSKEEGEQLVEKLKALGAKVVLE is encoded by the coding sequence ATGAGCTTGATCTTGAGACTAAGGAATCATTTGCCTAATGGGCTTTGCAGAAGACCCTTTATCTCTGCACTCGGAACACTGAATCCGGGTGGTTTAAATGGGTTTTATCAGAGCTTTAGTCAGCCTGCAAGGAAAGAAGAGGAGGAGGAAGAAGTGGAGTATGATCAGAGGAGACTCCCGGCTGATTATGATCCAGCAACGTTTGATCCTACAGAGCATTGTAGTCCTCCCACGGAGCGTGTATTTAGGCTCGTAGATGAAATATCATCTCTCACACTGGCTGAAGTTGCTGAACTAGGTTTGATTATCATGAAGAAAAAGGGAATGAAGATGCCACCTACTGTGGGAGTCATGAAGCCAGGAGCTGCTGCAATAGGATTGGCAATGAAAGGACCAGCAGCAGCTAAGGAGGAGAAGAAAGTAGAAAAGACTGTATTTGAATTGAAGTTGGAGTCCTTTGAGGCAGCTTCGAAAATAAAACTGATCAAGGAGGTAAGGAGCTTCACTGATTTAGGCCTCAAGGAAGCAAAGGATTTAGTGGAGAAGGCACCATCGGTGTTAAAGGCAGGCGTGTCAAAGGAGGAAGGAGAGCAACTCGTAGAGAAGTTGAAAGCTCTTGGAGCGAAAGTTGTTCTTGAGTGA